The Hordeum vulgare subsp. vulgare chromosome 4H, MorexV3_pseudomolecules_assembly, whole genome shotgun sequence genomic interval gtgggtgaacaaattactctcgagaaattgatagaaaagcaaataattatgaagatatccaaggcaacgattatgcatataagcatcacgtctgtatcaagtagaccgaaacgattctgcatctactactattactccacacatcaaccgactcttgcctgcatctaaagtattaagttcatgaaaaacaaagtaacgcattaagtaagatgacatgatgtagagggataaactcaagcaatatgatgaaaaccccatctctttACCGTTGAtgtcaacaatacaatacgtgcctcactacccctactgtcactcggtgaggacaccgcaagattgaacccaaaactaagcacttctctcattgcaagaattaccaatctagttggccaaaccaaacaaataattcgaagagacttgcaaagatatgaaatcatgcatataagaattcagaaaaggctcaaataatatttatggataatctgaacataaactcacaattcatcggatctcgacaaacacaccgcagaagagtattacatcggatagatctccatgaagatcatgaagaacatggtattcaagatcaaagagagagaagaagcaatctatctactagctatggacccgtaagtctatggtgaactactcacacatcatcggaggggcaatggagttaatgtagatgccctccgtgatcaattccctctccggcagattaccgaaaaaggctcccagattggacctctcgggaacagaggcttccggcggcgtaaaagtattttcgttgctccTTTTGGCGATACTGAAatatttggggatttataggctaagaattagggttagaagacctgcaggggccccacaagccagggggcgcgaccaccccccaaggacgcgccatgtaggcttgtggcctccctgcaaCTGCCTTgctccctactccaagtctgttgcgtgtcttctggtccaagaaaaaatctttccagatattttatttcgtttggactccgtttaatattccttatctgcaatattcaaaaacatgaagaaaaaaaactgacactaggctctagattaataggttagtctcaaaattaatataaaacaacatataaataaatgcatataaaacatccaaaacatagaatataatagcatgaaacaataaaaaattatagatacattgaagacgtatcaagaAAGCCGAGCACGAGCGGATCTACGTCGACCTCACCTCCGACGACGATGATTGAGCGCCGTTGCTAGGCTCCAGTGAGCTCGATAAGGTGAGCTACCGCACCATATGAGCTCCGACGAGCTTGATTTTGGCTAGTTCTAGGGTAGGGTAGAGTCCTCTCCTGCTCCGACGAGATTTTTATGTGAAAAAATCTATGCTAAGTATGAATGATTTGCTGCTATGTTCAAATGACCTGCGCGCGTTTGCGTTTATTTGTCGtgcgaaactagtttttcaaattatgcagtttcAGTTTATGGTTTTTATTCTGCCGCGCCTATTTAAGCCCGTATAGATTTTACTGCGTGAACTGTAAATCGCATTTACAGTTCGACGGAATAcaaggtctgctagagttgcactCACATATCTAGCCTGTAACTAACTCACCCATTTCATGCTTCTATATAAGGAAAAGTAATCTTGTATTACCGATTAAACTGAACTGCCTCTGCCTCTGCAAGCGTTAGGTGTTAGCTAAGCTAGCTGCAGGTTCATCATACTTTAAAACTCCTAAAAATAATAATTGTTCATCCTCTATCCACAAGCAAATGATTGTATAATGATTGACTATTTGAAGAGAAATACACAAGCTGCAATATACAACAAATATATCTGAACTATCTGGATTATGTAGTGATGCGTACTAATCATTGAGAGGGGCAGGCGCTAGACAGGCAGACAGATACCACACACATATTTAGCTAGTAGAAATTTGCTTTTCGTTGAGTGCTGGGCTTGGGGATAATTCCGTGAACCAACTACAGCTGGCGATGCGATGAGTTTATCTGGATTTTCAGAGCGGGTGAGGGGTCGCATTTGTTTCCCTTTCTCTTTTGACCTGTATTTCTTCTCCACCTATCCAGTGTAAACTGCATGATACACAACTACTCGTGTAGCATTGTAACAAAGTAGCAGAGAGTGACACACGATCTACCAGGGATACATCTGCTCACAAAGAAAAATGACATCTACAGTCCAAAGATAAAGGATTATGATACCGCCCGAACGTCAAGCACGAGTACATGGCAAATCAAACGTTTGTTATGGCAAATTCGATGAAGCAAGGATGACAACTTTAGTTGACAAACATGATAACTTCGTGCTTCAgtttatttttttaataaaaaattaccatGTGTGTCAACGTCACTGGAATTACCATTGAAGGCGCTCGATTTGCCATGTGCTCATACCTGACCTCAGGTACTTATCATTTCCGAGAATAAATGacttccaattaaattttttaaaaATGCATAGTCGTCCGAGAGGAGATGGAAAACCTTTTTGAGCCAATTAGGTCGGAATCATGAGCATGGTAGAGCCCCCAGgaagataatgatttgctaagcaaCCAAATCAAATAATTATGTCTGCAGGGGGAGGGGATGATTGCCTGGCCCGGGTCCAATTACACCACTAATGATGATAGCTAGCCATCCATCCTTCCCTGAACTTCCATGAACTCGAGATGGTTGGAAGTTGGAACCGGCGGCAAGTTTGTGAATTGTGATGGACCGATGATGCCCAAAAAAATCTGGCCAGCCTcccaatgatgatggggatcgATTCGATCCGGTGCAAGTATGCTTTTCTCTTTTGCAAATGTGCCGGTATCCATCCACTGGCGCTGGGCTTTGCTGCCTTTCCCTGCACTCCATGTACACCCATACGTGCCGTTTGCTGCGGCTCCGGCCGACTGGTGCCGGCGCGCCACCTACCGGCTGAGGTGACGGCTCCAGCACGCACCAAAGCCAAAGAGTGTGGCATACACATGTGTATGTAAACTGTAATATACGGTCACCGCCACCGTGTGCAGAAAGAGAGTGGCGCATTGTTTCGGAGGGTACGAGTCGACCGTCAACAGATAAAAGCGGTGACGGAGGCCATCGCTTCTCGCTTAGCGCGTCAACGATGCACATCGATGGGTGATGAGTAGTATCGTTGACTCCAGTTTTGTCCTGCCTTGCTTCACCACTTGGCAAGGGTGGTAAGCTATACAGtaccaacaaacaaacaaacaaacaagcaaggaAGGAACTGAGACCATATTTGCTCGTGAATTCTGACGGAGTTATTACGGGGTTTGGTTCGTTTGACCGAACAAGCAGGGAGAGGGAGGCGATGGCGTGTGCTCGCACTGCACTGCACTGTGCATGACTGTACTGTGGCGTAGATATGTCAGTGTGAGACCATGTGAAACCTCTGCTTCACACTTGACAACACCAGCAAACTCATGTCTCATGATGGCAAGAGCAGTAGCGGTCCTTGTGGCAGAGACCCCTAACCATCCTGCCTCCGCCCGTACGAATCCATATGCGATTGCGTGCTTACTTTCTGAGCCACTCTCTGATGAAGAAAACATGACATCCAAGGAGCAAAATTTGAGCGAGCTAGTAGAACAATCAGTGCGTCATGGTGTGTGCAGTGCAGAAGGAAAACATGGCAGCACCTGGAGTACTTGATTGATTCACTGTGATGCGATGAGCTTCAAAAGGAAGGCACATGCAAGCCTAGATCTAGCGCATTGTTTAAGCCCAACTTTACGTAAGTAACAGTAATAAAAAAAACCCTGGACCCGATGGCTTTTTCCTCATAGTTTTATTTGGTTGACCTCAGCCAGCGTCACATGAGCGCGCATGTGGATTTCGCAGGCTCAGATTCATCCACGGAATGAATATGGATGTACATGCAGTTCCAGCGCAAAagattcattcattcattcattcatccATATCTGCAGCAGCCATGCAGGAAAACATGTTCAGTCCACCCTCTCTGCTCACTGCCCAACGGTCGGCACACAAACTGTCAATCGGCACCAAGATTAGAATTGCATCGATTAATTATATCACCACCAGGCCTGGTTTAGCGCAAGAAACATTTGGCAGGCCGGGATTAGACGGGTTTAACCCCAGAAATCGACCCCAAAAAAAACTTACATTCTAGTTTTTTTGTGTAAATCTAGACACTACCTGGACCTTACTGAAAAACGACACTAGATCCGTCCGTTAAGGGATGGACGGCCCAGATGGGGCGGGAGCGATCGGGCAGCGGTGCACGTGATGTGGACCACCGATCGAGTTGGCTGCGAGTGTGGCTTGCAATCTACGGTGTCAGCGAAAGCGGTCCATAAAATGGTGGTGTTTGGCGTCGCCGGGTGCCCTTTTCGGTATGGTTTCCATGTACGTAGCCCCACGCTGTTGAAATGGTGGATGCTTCACCCCCATGGATTTGATGGTATAGTATCACCTACGTACATAGCAGTGCCTCTCAAGTTCCCAATCAATCATGCGTACATTTGTCTTACAAACCCAAGCCAGGTTTCTACGTTTACAATAAGCACTAAAGTTTATGTTTACGGAAATGTTAAAAATGCGGCATGTAGCAAATAAGAAACATTTGTAGTAGATTTAAACGCCGGTTATAGAAAAAGCTGCATGCCTGGCCAGCCACACGCGTGGGTCATGCGTGACTGGTGGAATGGTTCGGCCGACGCACCGGTTACAAACGTTTTTCCATAGTAAAAACATAATAACACGCACAGAAAACACAGTACTAGAAAAAAATACCAGATACATACATACGATGACAAAAGCTCAGATTTTGTCACCACATTTCACCGACAAAATCACAAAACCCTCTGGGAAACGAACATCGAGAAAAAGTTCAAACTGCCGCTGAGAAAACCGGATCGAGAAAACAGCTGTAGTTTTCTTCTGTCCGTTGCACTCCCCGTCATCAGTTCCCAGTTCGCAACTCCTCGCACGAGCGCCCCTGCGCTTCTCGCGTTTCACGGGCAACTCCCCCGtccgtcgtcttctccaacctctcGCCCGCCTTATCACCTCGCTCCTCCTTTCTTTACCCTTTTCGTATGCACTCTTACCAACTGCACCGGACCGAGATCCATATATAACCAGGCAACCACCGCTGCCCCTACAGCCGAGGGGTGCCGTCTGCCGTGCCGCGAGGAGAGAGAAGGGGGAGAAGGGTTGGTGGTTGCGGATACCAGGAGGCCGCCGGGCATTGGGATTGGACTTCTTGGTCCTTCCTTTCGCCAGGACAGCAGGGCCAAGTAGCGCGAGAGGACGGCGGGTACAGTCAGAGGGCGCCGCCGGGGTCTCCCCATCTGCCTCCACCGCCGCTTCCTCCTTCTTCTGGAGAGAGGAGATGGGCGAGACGGCCATGGCCGGGTACGGGCTGGACAGGCCGGCGCGGTGCAGCGTCAGCTTCGACACGCCGTGCGGCTCCCTGCTGCGCGAGCTCGAGGTGCGTCCCTCTCCGGCAAAGCAAATGCGCCCTCCGTCTGCGGATTTTACTGCCTGTTATTTGCTTTTTGAGGATTTTGGGAGTCTTGGAAGACGCCGGTTTCTTGATCTCCTTGCTCGCTCCAATCATGCTGCCAGTCCAGCCATGGTTACAGGAACTCTGAAATTTTCTAGCGCGTTCATAGTTGCAGGTTTTGAGCCGTCCGGTCTGGATTTGATTGATGCCTTTAATTTGCCCGCGTTTTTTCAAAGACGGGGACGGTGTTTCGTTTCCCCAGGATTGGTCATAAAAGTCcagttgttttcttgttttcttcagtTGCAAGCTTCTGGTATTCTCTCCCATAAAAGGTTGCGATTTTTAAAAGATACTTATAAGAGTATGTAGGAAGATTTTCAGAACAGCAGTGGGAATCTGTTGCTTCCGTTTACAGTTTCCTTTCAGCTTTAGGTGGAACTTTTTCATTTACCGTCGGgttttctgaatcttgagaagtggAGGAGACAGAGAGATCTGCTTTTCCTTCCCACTTGAACTGTTTGAGGTGAAAGGGGCTTAAAAATGGCACTGCCTGAATCCCAATGATTGAAGCCACTGTCTGCTGTAGCACCACAAAGCAGAATAGTTTTATGCTTGCTGGTACAATCTTATGTTACCTATTACATCCTCCGTCCGGAATTAGTTCATGCTCAAATAGATGTATCTAACACTGTTTTTACAATTATTATGGACCTTTTATGCAACCCTCTCATGTCGTGAAAGTAAGGGAAAATAATCCTGTGTTCCCAATTTATTAGGAGGCATGAAAAAAAAAGAATAGGCCTGGAGGGTTGGGGGTCAAGCAATCAGCTTGCTTGTTCAACATTCAACAGAAGTCCTGCCAGAGTGCCAGTAGGGTCTTTTGGTTGCTTGTGGTGTTCTATTCCATGTGCTAAAACGTGGGTGCAGCACCAGATAAAATGCTTTATTCTGATTTTAATGATGTGGACGTTATTCGATTATCATAAATGCTACTGTTAGGTATTTGCAGATGCTTATTTTGTTATAAATATTACAAACTCAGATTCTATTTCTACGTTGCTTCTGTTCCTCGTGTTTGATTATCTGACACATGACTTCCGTTTTAGCAAATATGGACAGAGATCGGGGAGCGCGAACAAGATAAAGATCGGATGTTCCAAGAACTCGAAGCGGAGTGTATGCACGTGTATCGTCGGAAGGTCGACAGTGCTAATGCTGATAGAAGCCAGCTCCGCCAGTCAGTGATGGCCAAAGAAGCAGAGCTTAAAGCTTTAGTGGCTTCGATAGGTGAAAATACTACACAATTTAAGGTATATACATATCTTGTGGCAATCTCTAATATCTTCTCTTACGCATGGCCTCTAACCAATGGACCTCCTTGAAGTCATGTTATTCTAAGTGTTGATTTGCTTACAAAAACTTAGATGTTGGCAGTTCATTGGGTACAAGAATTAATGAAATCATTGTTGAGTTCATGCTGCACCTTGTGCAGAATATATCGTACCCGGCAGTTTGGCTGTCATTTTTAAGTTATTGATGATAAGATGTGACATGAACAACCAAGTCAGCATGTTGGTTCGGGGTCATATGATGGATGGAGATGGGCAGTattagaagaaaagaaaaaggcagTATAGAAACTGGTTACGTTCTGTAATTCTGTATAACAGTTAACCATCTATTTAGTCAAAGATTGTATGATGATTTCTTATTATTCAAGGTTACCTGAATTATGCATCTAGAATCTCCATCTCCATGCGAGGTCGACCTATGCTACGCATGATGTTTTTGCCTAGTGATATTCCAATGTGCTCTCATGTAAATTACTTCTGGTCACATTGGCAACTTCCTACAAAAAGTGATCTACGACTTCCTACAAAAAGTGATTGCCCTTGTTTGGAGCACTTCAGAAGTTCCATTGGCAACTTCTGAAGTGCTCCAAACAATGATGAAATACTATGATTTGTGTATCAATTATCATAGATACTATTACTTCCGTCCCAAAATtcctgtcttagatttgtctagatatggatGTATCTAATACTAAAATGCGACTACATATATCCGTATttagacaaatttaagacaagaattttgggacggagggagtatctgttTTTAATCATGAAGATTCATGTTTACTGCCGCTGGAACTGAAACTCTTGCAGCTGACATCTTTGTACAAGATGAAGAAATTGGTATATTCCATTGTTTTGTAATATATGAATTCTCATTTTCAGGTGAATGAAAAGCATGCATCGTTGAAAGAACAACTTGCTGCAGTGACGCCTCTCTTGGATGATCTCAGGGCCATGAAAGACGAAAGAATCAAACAGTTCTCAAATGTGCAATCGCAAATCGAGACGATAAATGCACAAATTTCTGATCACAATTATCAGCATGATGATGGCTCGTCCAAACGTCTGAACAATGATCATGACTTGTCAACCAGAAGACTTGCTGATCTTCAAATGCAGCTACGCAATTTACAAAAAGAGAAGGTACTAATGACCTTGACTTCCCATAATTTACGAACCGCTGTACGCTTCTCAACTGCGTTAACTAGAAATATTTGTTGCCAACACACTAATAGCTATAAGAATTATATAGTTGAAATgagtcaaatgacaactcatgctaTTTTTGTTAAATTCCTTTCTTGGCTGTGTCATATTAATAAAAATAGTTTTACCCTTTTTGTTCAGTCTGATCGCCTTCAGAAAGTATTTGTATATGTGGATGAAGTGCACTGCCTATGCGCTGTGCTTGGGATGGATTTTGCAAAGACGGTAAAGGATGTGCATCCAAGTTTGCATGGAACAAACTCAGATAATTCTACGAATATCAGTGATAGCACCCTTGAAGGTCTTACTCAGACtatcctgaaactcaaagcagaaaaGAGGACCAGAGTCTCAAAGGTGATTCCTCTTAGTGAGACTATGGCAGCGATTAGTTTTTGTCTCGTAGCCTCTCTAACTACTTGTATTGTGTTGATGTATTCAGTTGCAAGAAATAGTGGGTAAACTCCACAAGTTATGGAATCTGATGGAGTCAACAGAACAAGAGAGGAGACATTTCAGCGAAGTAGCCGCTGTTCTTGGATCTTCCGAAGAAGAGATCACTTCTCCTAGTGTTCTGTCATTGGAGACAATTCAGGAGGTTTGGTAACTTTCTATCGAGTTATTCACTTTTTTGTAACCTGAATTCAAACTTATAGTATCGTTATGTCTTTTCAGACAGAAGAGGAAGTCGAAAGACTAACTAAGCAAAAAGCAAGTAGAATGAAGGAACTTGTTCTGAAAAGAAGGGTAGAGCTAGAAAATATCTGCAGAAATGCACATATGGAGCCTGATACGAGCACATCACCTGAGAAGATCGTTGCTCTAATTGATTCTGGTATTTGTCCTGCTGATCTCTTTTGTCTAGCGCATACGTAAAATGCCCCTGCTGGATACCTTGAGCGATCCTAGAACCTTCTCACTTGCAGGTCTAGTGGATCCTTGCGAACTTCTTTCCAACATTGAAGTGCAAATTGCAAAAGCAAATGAGGAATCTCATACGAGGAAAGATATCATGGAGAGAGTAGACAAATGGCTATCGGCCTGTGATGAAGAGACTTGGCTTGAGGAATATAATCAAGTATGCTTTTTTTTCAAGAAATTATGCTATACTCAGATACAAGTTGGCTTACATCATACAGTGCAGCTCTGGATTGAATTACTTAATGTCCTCTTTAATGTTTGCATATGTCCTACTGCAGGATGATAACAGGTACAGTGCGGGCAGAGGTGCCCATTTGAATCTCAAGCGTGCAGAGAAAGCGAGGTTACTCGTTCAAAAGATTCCAAGTGAGTCTCCGTTTCTTCAGTTAGACTTGGACACTGCAGTGACTTCCACATAGTGTTTTTGAAGCAACTGTGCTCCATTATTCATAAGCACAATCTACTTCCTAGTtcatgttttttttcaaaaagatCCACGTCGCCGTGACCCGTTCATTTGGTATGTAATATGATCAGAAGCTACATCTGTTGTGCAGCTATGATTGATAACTTGATAGACAAGACATTTGCCTGGGAGGATGAAAGCAATACACCATTTCTGTATGACGGGGTAAGTCACTGAGCTAGCTCACCATGATTATCATAAATCAATCACACAAGATCTGATGCATTGAATTTGCATGTGAAGGTTCGTCTGGTTGCCATTTTGGAAGAGCAGAAACTCAGGAGAGTACAGAAGGAGGAAGATAAGAAACGATACCGGGTATAAATAGCACAGCATGTACTCTTTCTGGTAGTGAAACTACAACAAAAGCCATCATTCTAGTTCATACTCTTTCCACAGgaccagaagaagctgcagaatcTGTTGCTTAAAGAGAAGGAGCTGATCTTTGGTTCCAAGTCAGTTCCAAGGAAAACAAGCAGTTTTAACAGGAGGACGAGTGGTCATCATCCAAATGGGAATGGGTCTGGTTTCATGACTCCGATGCCCCGCCGAGTGTCGGCAGGCAGTGCCACCCCTGAGCTTTTGACACCACGCTCGTACTCTGGACGGTACAACAATTACTTCAAGGAGAACAGGAGGATGACGGTGGCGCCACTCAACTTCTCGATGGCTTCCAAGGATGATAGCATGTCATCCTTCGCCTCCATTAGCGGCTCGGAGCCTGATTCTCCATTGGTTTTGCACTGAGTATGATAACGACCAACATATTGTTACAAGTGATTTCCAAGATTGGTTGCATGAAATTGTGCTGATCTTGATCTGTAAACATGACATTTCTGATCAGGGAAgaggactttcttggcggtgaggGTTGCGGTGAAGGCTACCAGCAAGATTGGACAGTTGTGTGTTAGCTATTGACAATGCTGATGTGTGACAAAGATTGGACAGGATTTAGATAAGATTGCCTGTAGATACATGACCTAGCACTTTGTGGTGGTGTTGTAATTCCAGCTGCGAGTTTGAACGGTGTGTGGTTAGGGAACATGAGAAAGGTGTCAATGTATTTGTCTTGTGCTAATTGTTCTTTCTTCATAGTATTTCTAGTTGTGTATCATTATTTTGGATGTGAAAGAAGAGATGGTCCATTTTTTTCCATATATCACAAAGGTATTGTATTCTGTATTCAGCCTACATTACAGGCTGACCGTGATGTCGATGTATTTGTTTTTTGCAAATTGCTTTTTATTTATAGTATTTCTAGTTGTGTATCATTATTTTGGATGTGAAAGAAGAGATGGTCCATTTTTTTCCATATATCACAAAGGTATTGTATTCTGTATTCAGCCTACATTACAGCCTGACCGTGATGTCGATGTATTTGTTTTTTGCAAATTGCTTTTTATTTATAGTATTTCTAGTTGTGTATCATTATTTTTGGATGTGAAAGAAGAGATGGTCCATTTTTTTTCCATATATCACAAGGTATTGTATTCTGTATTCAGCCTACATTACAGGCTGCGCCTGA includes:
- the LOC123449205 gene encoding 65-kDa microtubule-associated protein 7-like, which gives rise to MGETAMAGYGLDRPARCSVSFDTPCGSLLRELEQIWTEIGEREQDKDRMFQELEAECMHVYRRKVDSANADRSQLRQSVMAKEAELKALVASIGENTTQFKVNEKHASLKEQLAAVTPLLDDLRAMKDERIKQFSNVQSQIETINAQISDHNYQHDDGSSKRLNNDHDLSTRRLADLQMQLRNLQKEKSDRLQKVFVYVDEVHCLCAVLGMDFAKTVKDVHPSLHGTNSDNSTNISDSTLEGLTQTILKLKAEKRTRVSKLQEIVGKLHKLWNLMESTEQERRHFSEVAAVLGSSEEEITSPSVLSLETIQETEEEVERLTKQKASRMKELVLKRRVELENICRNAHMEPDTSTSPEKIVALIDSGLVDPCELLSNIEVQIAKANEESHTRKDIMERVDKWLSACDEETWLEEYNQDDNRYSAGRGAHLNLKRAEKARLLVQKIPTMIDNLIDKTFAWEDESNTPFLYDGVRLVAILEEQKLRRVQKEEDKKRYRDQKKLQNLLLKEKELIFGSKSVPRKTSSFNRRTSGHHPNGNGSGFMTPMPRRVSAGSATPELLTPRSYSGRYNNYFKENRRMTVAPLNFSMASKDDSMSSFASISGSEPDSPLVLH